The following coding sequences lie in one Pyramidobacter piscolens W5455 genomic window:
- a CDS encoding ABC transporter permease, whose product MRTGFAAKRFAQMALVWGLVSALSFFIVYFAPGDPLYVYMTPGATGHKMTEAEMARLRESMGLNGSALRQYGAWLKRTLRGDLGLSLQNRQPVLPQIAERLPRTAALMGASLLLSLALAVPLGLIAGTRKHGKADHVISALSYLGISTPSFWLGIMLIILFAMKLRLLPAARFRTIGVRSFGDVARHTALPAAVLSLNNIAVFVRYIRAGTIAQLEEEYVQTALSKGLSRRRVLYGHVLKNCLLPVVAIVGSRFGTLVTGSFIIETVFSWPGLGMLGMSAINNRDYPMIMGITMISCTLLLLGNFAADVLYRRLDPRIRLEEGR is encoded by the coding sequence ATGAGAACGGGATTTGCCGCGAAGCGGTTCGCGCAGATGGCGCTGGTATGGGGCTTGGTATCGGCGCTGTCTTTTTTCATCGTCTATTTCGCCCCGGGCGACCCGCTGTACGTCTACATGACGCCGGGCGCGACGGGGCATAAGATGACGGAGGCCGAGATGGCGCGCCTGCGCGAGTCGATGGGGCTGAACGGAAGCGCGCTGCGGCAGTATGGCGCCTGGCTGAAGAGGACGCTGCGCGGCGATCTCGGCCTTTCGCTGCAAAACCGGCAGCCGGTGCTGCCGCAGATCGCGGAGCGTCTGCCGCGCACGGCGGCGTTGATGGGGGCGTCGCTGCTGCTTTCGCTGGCGCTGGCCGTACCGCTGGGACTGATCGCCGGCACGCGCAAACACGGAAAAGCGGATCATGTGATCAGCGCGTTGAGTTATCTGGGCATTTCCACGCCGTCGTTCTGGCTGGGGATCATGCTGATCATCCTGTTCGCCATGAAGCTCCGGCTCCTGCCCGCGGCGAGGTTCCGCACCATCGGCGTACGCTCGTTCGGCGACGTCGCGCGCCACACCGCGCTGCCCGCGGCGGTGCTCAGTCTCAACAATATCGCCGTTTTCGTGCGCTACATCCGCGCCGGGACGATCGCTCAGCTCGAGGAGGAGTACGTGCAGACGGCGCTGTCCAAGGGGTTGTCCCGCCGGCGCGTCCTGTACGGTCACGTGCTGAAAAACTGCCTGCTGCCGGTCGTGGCGATCGTCGGCTCGCGCTTCGGCACGCTCGTGACGGGCTCGTTCATCATCGAAACCGTTTTTTCGTGGCCGGGGCTGGGGATGCTGGGAATGTCGGCGATCAACAACCGCGATTATCCGATGATCATGGGGATCACCATGATCTCCTGCACGCTGCTGCTGTTGGGAAATTTCGCGGCCGACGTGCTGTATCGCCGTCTCGATCCAAGAATCCGCCTCGAGGAGGGACGCTGA